One Psychrobacillus glaciei genomic region harbors:
- a CDS encoding thioesterase family protein codes for MKQGMELGREETIEIIVTEDMFASFEGEVVHPVYSTVAMTYHMEWVSRKIILPFLDDDEEGMGAAVKLNHLAPSTLGSTVTLTATLVELEDNAVITKVTAYNDLRMIGKGEVKQVILPKDMIAEKLKSASTLH; via the coding sequence ATGAAGCAGGGTATGGAATTAGGTAGAGAAGAAACGATAGAAATAATTGTAACAGAGGATATGTTTGCTTCATTTGAAGGGGAAGTTGTTCATCCTGTCTATTCAACGGTCGCGATGACATATCATATGGAATGGGTTTCTAGGAAAATCATTCTTCCTTTTTTGGATGACGATGAAGAGGGAATGGGAGCTGCGGTTAAGTTAAACCATTTAGCACCTTCCACTCTCGGTTCAACAGTTACGCTGACAGCAACTTTAGTGGAACTAGAAGATAATGCAGTAATCACAAAAGTAACCGCATACAATGATTTGAGAATGATTGGTAAAGGTGAAGTGAAACAAGTAATTTTACCAAAAGATATGATTGCTGAAAAACTGAAGAGTGCTTCAACACTTCATTAA
- a CDS encoding NAD(P)H-dependent flavin oxidoreductase, whose protein sequence is MIYICEKLKITSPIIQGGMGNISNAQLTAAVSEAGGLGTIGCGTMTPKEVENIILETKQLTNKNFAINIAISVSPYVNELLKLIIKHNIPIVSLSAGNPVPYIPLLHEHGVTVIALVASVKHAQKAEEAGADILVAEGFEAAGINSNLELTTFTLIPQVVKHVKVPVVAAGGIGDGKGLAAALMLGASGVQIGTRLIATKEAPFHHVYKQNLVEASDTETMIIGRSVGRLRRILKTPYAMKLDELDKAGMTMEQFSEMTSEKQHIKGAIEGDMENGFINSGQIAGLIEDIPTVKELIDEMMIEAENRMTRTSQELKRLLGK, encoded by the coding sequence ATGATATATATTTGTGAAAAACTAAAAATTACTTCTCCAATTATTCAAGGTGGAATGGGCAATATTAGCAATGCGCAGCTCACTGCAGCTGTATCAGAAGCTGGGGGTCTTGGCACAATAGGGTGTGGAACTATGACGCCAAAGGAAGTAGAGAATATAATACTCGAAACGAAACAGCTGACAAATAAGAATTTCGCTATAAACATTGCAATTAGTGTTTCGCCTTATGTGAACGAGTTGCTAAAGCTTATTATCAAGCATAACATTCCGATTGTTTCATTATCAGCGGGAAATCCGGTGCCTTATATACCATTACTGCATGAACATGGTGTAACAGTTATAGCACTTGTAGCTTCTGTAAAGCATGCACAAAAAGCTGAAGAAGCTGGGGCAGATATACTTGTGGCGGAAGGATTTGAAGCGGCGGGGATTAACTCAAACTTAGAGTTAACTACATTTACCCTCATCCCGCAAGTTGTAAAGCATGTAAAAGTTCCTGTTGTTGCAGCAGGGGGAATTGGCGACGGTAAAGGATTGGCAGCAGCCCTTATGCTAGGTGCAAGTGGTGTGCAAATTGGTACTCGCCTAATTGCAACAAAGGAAGCACCTTTCCACCATGTGTACAAGCAAAACCTAGTGGAAGCAAGTGATACTGAAACGATGATTATCGGGAGAAGTGTAGGCCGCTTAAGAAGAATTTTAAAGACACCATATGCGATGAAATTGGATGAGTTGGATAAAGCGGGAATGACAATGGAGCAATTTAGTGAAATGACATCGGAAAAACAACATATCAAAGGTGCGATTGAAGGGGATATGGAAAATGGTTTCATTAATAGCGGTCAAATCGCAGGTCTTATTGAGGACATTCCAACAGTAAAAGAATTAATCGATGAAATGATGATAGAAGCGGAAAATCGAATGACAAGAACTTCGCAGGAATTAAAGAGGTTATTAGGGAAATAG
- the paaX gene encoding phenylacetic acid degradation operon negative regulatory protein PaaX — MSNTQSMIFTIYGDYIRHYGNKIWIGSLIRLLKEFGHNEQSVRVAVSRMMKQGWLESEKKGNKSYYFLTTRGEARMEEAAIRIFKLMPNDWDGKWRMLMYTIPEEKRQIRDELRKELLWSGFGSFSNGCWISPNNLEKEVQFLIKKYDIQAYVDFFISEYKGPQANRELVEKSWPLQEIDGKYKEFISTYSEQYIVHQSMMNDGRMTDAECFVERTNLVHEYRKFLFTDPGLPKELLPEIWSGNHAALLFEQYYKLLAQSASRFFEEVFQEDNDMRCKDKEYDADDHPLLMD, encoded by the coding sequence ATGTCAAATACGCAATCAATGATATTTACAATCTACGGAGATTATATCCGCCATTACGGCAATAAAATATGGATTGGCAGCTTGATCCGATTATTGAAGGAATTTGGCCACAATGAACAGTCGGTTCGAGTAGCCGTGTCCAGAATGATGAAACAAGGTTGGCTTGAATCTGAGAAGAAAGGAAATAAGAGTTATTACTTTCTGACTACACGTGGAGAAGCACGAATGGAAGAAGCGGCGATTCGGATTTTTAAATTAATGCCAAATGATTGGGACGGAAAATGGCGTATGCTTATGTATACAATTCCAGAAGAAAAAAGACAAATCCGTGATGAACTCCGCAAAGAGCTATTATGGAGTGGTTTTGGAAGTTTTTCCAATGGATGCTGGATTTCACCGAACAATCTTGAAAAAGAAGTACAATTTCTTATTAAAAAATATGACATACAAGCATATGTAGATTTCTTCATATCCGAATACAAAGGACCGCAGGCAAACAGAGAACTTGTTGAAAAAAGCTGGCCACTTCAAGAAATCGATGGGAAATATAAAGAATTTATTTCAACCTATAGTGAACAATATATAGTCCACCAAAGCATGATGAACGATGGCCGAATGACAGATGCAGAGTGTTTTGTAGAACGGACAAACCTCGTCCATGAATACCGCAAATTTCTCTTTACTGATCCTGGGCTACCGAAAGAACTACTCCCAGAAATTTGGAGTGGAAACCATGCTGCTCTTTTATTCGAGCAATATTATAAATTGCTCGCACAATCAGCAAGCCGCTTTTTCGAAGAAGTATTCCAAGAAGACAATGATATGCGTTGTAAAGACAAAGAATACGATGCAGATGATCATCCGCTTCTCATGGATTAA
- a CDS encoding enoyl-CoA hydratase-related protein: MTTILLKKENSIGYVTINREEALNCFNYETLHELQKVVDAISLDAELRVVIFTGAGDKSFSAGADLKERKTLNETEVRRNVKAIRDVFNGIANLPQPTIAAVNGYAFGGGFELMIACDFSIAAEGVKMGLTETSWAIIPGAGGTQRLPRLVGEMKAKELIFTARKFTAEEGVQLGIVLKTAKKENLLAVCEQLAYEMMGNGPVAIKQAKYAITQGMNTDLQTGLAIESKAYELTIPTEDRMEALHAFSEKRKPIFVGK, encoded by the coding sequence ATGACAACTATTTTACTAAAAAAAGAAAACAGTATTGGATATGTCACTATTAATCGTGAAGAAGCATTGAACTGTTTTAATTACGAAACATTACATGAACTTCAAAAAGTTGTAGATGCGATTTCACTAGATGCAGAATTAAGAGTAGTCATTTTTACCGGAGCAGGTGACAAATCATTTAGTGCAGGTGCTGATTTAAAAGAGCGAAAAACATTGAACGAAACAGAAGTTAGAAGAAATGTGAAAGCGATTCGAGATGTGTTCAACGGCATTGCAAATCTCCCGCAGCCGACGATTGCTGCAGTAAACGGCTATGCATTCGGCGGTGGATTTGAATTGATGATTGCCTGTGACTTTTCTATTGCAGCTGAAGGAGTGAAAATGGGTCTAACGGAAACGAGCTGGGCTATCATCCCAGGAGCGGGTGGAACACAACGACTGCCAAGGCTAGTCGGGGAAATGAAAGCGAAAGAGCTCATCTTCACTGCAAGGAAATTTACAGCAGAAGAAGGAGTACAGCTTGGAATCGTTTTGAAAACTGCGAAGAAAGAGAACCTTCTTGCTGTTTGTGAACAACTTGCCTACGAAATGATGGGAAATGGTCCAGTAGCGATCAAGCAAGCAAAATATGCCATAACGCAAGGAATGAACACCGACTTGCAAACTGGGCTCGCAATTGAATCCAAGGCATACGAGTTAACAATTCCAACCGAGGATCGAATGGAAGCATTACATGCATTCAGTGAGAAAAGAAAACCTATCTTTGTTGGGAAATAA
- a CDS encoding 3-hydroxyacyl-CoA dehydrogenase: MINHIVIIGSGVMGRGIAYVGAVGGYAVTLVDNNDSALQNAKKEIDSIFVKGIKLGKISFDQADQARGNLTYEIDLKKASRIADLIIEAVPEKTEIKKHVFETIEEYAPSHCYFATNTSTMSPTEIASFGKRPEKTIAMHFFNPVHKMPLVEIVRGLETSDETAETIREVAVKMGKETVVINEFPGFVTSRISALVGNEAFYMLQEGLGTPEEIDKAIKLGLNYPMGPFELVDLVGLDTRLNNLNYLHEKLGEKYRPAPLLEQYVKAGRLGRKTGKGVYDYTTKEELVKK, from the coding sequence ATGATTAACCATATTGTAATCATAGGTTCAGGTGTGATGGGAAGAGGAATCGCTTATGTTGGAGCGGTTGGTGGGTATGCAGTGACACTCGTCGACAATAATGATTCTGCATTACAAAATGCGAAAAAAGAAATAGATAGTATTTTTGTAAAAGGTATAAAGCTTGGGAAAATTTCATTTGACCAAGCCGACCAGGCACGTGGGAATTTAACTTATGAAATCGACTTGAAAAAAGCGTCTAGAATTGCTGACTTAATCATTGAAGCTGTTCCAGAAAAGACGGAAATTAAAAAACATGTGTTTGAAACGATAGAAGAATATGCTCCGAGTCATTGTTATTTTGCTACAAATACTTCAACGATGAGCCCAACGGAAATTGCTTCTTTTGGTAAACGCCCAGAAAAAACAATTGCGATGCACTTTTTTAATCCTGTACATAAAATGCCTCTTGTCGAAATTGTTCGTGGGTTAGAAACGAGCGATGAAACAGCAGAAACAATTAGAGAAGTAGCTGTAAAGATGGGTAAAGAAACAGTCGTCATCAATGAATTTCCTGGGTTCGTAACGAGCCGGATTAGTGCACTTGTTGGCAATGAAGCATTTTACATGCTCCAAGAAGGACTGGGCACTCCAGAAGAAATTGATAAAGCAATCAAGCTAGGATTGAATTATCCAATGGGTCCATTCGAACTCGTCGATCTCGTTGGACTAGATACGCGGTTGAATAACTTGAACTATTTACACGAAAAGCTTGGGGAGAAATATCGCCCAGCACCTCTCCTCGAGCAATATGTCAAAGCAGGGCGACTTGGACGAAAGACCGGCAAAGGTGTATACGACTATACAACAAAGGAAGAGTTGGTTAAGAAATGA
- the pcaF gene encoding 3-oxoadipyl-CoA thiolase: MREVVIVDAVRTPIGRYNGALKDVRPDDLGAIVIKALVERNTNIAPEQIEEVVFGNANQAGEDNRNVARMSGLLAGLPVEVAGTTINRLCGSGLDAIMYAARAIAVGEGDIYIAGGTESMTRAPLVMAKPDKEFPRGNMELQDTTIGWRFTNKKMKEMYGVDTMPQTAENVAQRYHITRQDQDLFAFESQQRAKKAMEENRFAEEIVPVVYKDRKGNEIIVDQDEHPRPDTTLEKLGKLKPLFEGGTVTAGNASGVNDGAAALILMSAEKAKELNLKPLAKYVTGATAGLEPSVMGLGPIFATRKALNRAGLTIKDLGLVELNEAFASQSLKCIRQLELSTERVNVNGGAIAFGHPLGASGARIVTTLLYEMKKKDVQFGLATMCIGVGQGIATIFERIPE; this comes from the coding sequence ATGAGAGAAGTCGTCATAGTGGATGCTGTCCGCACGCCTATCGGAAGATACAATGGTGCATTAAAAGATGTACGGCCGGATGATTTGGGCGCTATCGTTATTAAAGCACTTGTTGAACGGAATACGAATATAGCCCCAGAACAAATTGAAGAAGTTGTTTTCGGAAATGCCAATCAAGCTGGTGAAGATAATCGCAACGTTGCGCGCATGTCTGGATTGTTAGCTGGTCTGCCAGTCGAAGTCGCAGGCACAACTATTAACCGTCTATGTGGGTCCGGGCTTGATGCAATCATGTACGCAGCAAGAGCAATTGCAGTCGGTGAAGGAGATATTTACATCGCAGGTGGCACAGAAAGCATGACTCGTGCTCCACTTGTCATGGCAAAGCCAGATAAAGAATTTCCACGAGGCAATATGGAACTGCAAGATACAACAATCGGCTGGCGTTTTACCAATAAAAAAATGAAAGAAATGTATGGTGTAGATACGATGCCGCAAACAGCTGAAAACGTAGCGCAGAGGTATCATATAACCCGACAGGATCAGGATTTATTTGCGTTCGAAAGTCAGCAACGTGCAAAAAAAGCAATGGAAGAAAACCGATTTGCTGAAGAAATCGTTCCAGTTGTCTATAAAGACCGTAAAGGAAATGAAATCATTGTAGATCAAGATGAACATCCGAGGCCAGATACAACACTTGAAAAGCTTGGGAAGCTTAAACCATTATTTGAAGGTGGCACCGTTACGGCAGGCAACGCTTCAGGCGTTAATGACGGTGCAGCTGCTTTAATACTAATGAGTGCAGAAAAAGCGAAAGAACTGAATTTGAAGCCTTTAGCAAAATATGTGACAGGAGCAACAGCTGGACTTGAACCTTCTGTTATGGGGCTTGGGCCAATTTTTGCTACCAGAAAAGCTTTAAATCGTGCAGGGCTAACGATTAAAGATCTTGGCCTGGTTGAATTGAATGAAGCCTTTGCTTCCCAATCACTGAAGTGCATACGTCAGTTAGAATTAAGCACTGAAAGAGTAAACGTCAATGGCGGAGCAATCGCATTTGGACACCCTTTAGGTGCGAGTGGTGCTCGCATTGTAACGACACTTTTGTATGAAATGAAGAAAAAGGATGTTCAATTTGGATTAGCAACGATGTGTATCGGAGTTGGTCAAGGAATTGCAACGATTTTTGAACGTATACCGGAATAG
- a CDS encoding gamma carbonic anhydrase family protein, giving the protein MIITYKGNKPKLDPTVFVAPGAKVIGEVQVGEESTIWFNAVLRGDEGLISIGKRCSIQDNSTIHLYEDAPVVVEDEVTVGHNVILHGCKVGKRSIIGMGSTILDHAEIGEECIIGANTLIPPGKKIPPRSLVVGSPGKVVRELNEKDFEIIQLSIDTYVQKGYDYREILQNGECK; this is encoded by the coding sequence ATGATTATTACGTATAAAGGAAATAAACCTAAGTTAGATCCGACTGTTTTTGTCGCACCGGGTGCAAAAGTTATTGGAGAAGTGCAAGTTGGAGAAGAGTCTACGATTTGGTTTAATGCGGTGCTGCGAGGAGACGAAGGATTGATTTCAATTGGAAAAAGATGTAGCATCCAAGATAATTCGACCATTCATTTATATGAAGATGCGCCAGTTGTAGTAGAAGACGAAGTTACTGTTGGGCATAATGTCATTCTACATGGCTGCAAGGTTGGAAAACGCTCGATTATCGGAATGGGTTCTACTATTCTGGATCATGCCGAAATTGGGGAAGAGTGCATTATTGGCGCTAACACATTAATACCACCTGGAAAGAAAATTCCACCCCGTTCACTAGTCGTTGGTTCGCCAGGAAAAGTAGTTAGAGAATTAAACGAAAAGGATTTCGAGATTATCCAATTATCCATTGATACGTATGTTCAGAAAGGATATGACTATAGAGAAATTCTTCAAAACGGGGAATGCAAATGA